The genomic DNA cAATACCCAACCCATCCCAGCATCTTCTCAGTTCTTCTTGGCCTTTGGTGAATCATATTTCCTTTTGCTGGAGTaccagaggagcagaggaatGCCGATGGAGGGAAGAGTCATCACACCAAAAGCAGCCCAGTCCAGCTGTGGAAGGGGAAACAAGGTGACATGAGTTtacaagaaaaaatacaaaataaaagacaaattcttttgtcttttgacAAATTCAATTGTGCTGCCACTTCAATATAAATGTACGTCTATCGTGAAGTTTCAAGTCCTTCATAAGCAAATACAAAAATCACCAGATGCAAGAGGAGCTGGACACCAGGACTACACTAAACCTTGAAAAATCATTTTGCTGCATAATTCAGGTCACAGCTACTGCACATTAAAGAATAAAGGAGGAAATAATaatggtgcattcacaccaaatgTGTGAAATGGTGAGAATAAAAGTCACACCAGGCAGTGCAAATGGCATGAATAGCACAACATCCTGCTTTGTTGAAATACTTGAACTTGAGCCAATCAATGTATAAGAAACAGAGGACAGCTTCCATATGTCTGAACCCGAGTGAGCGAGACcagggaaagaggaagaggtCTTAGCAAGTGAGCAAGAACGTTGTTCTGCTGTACTAAGGTGTGAAAATATGTGTTCCACTTGATTGGAAGATCCAGCATTCGCCCCAGGCAATCAATCACAAGTGGTGTTTACGCAAAGCACTTGTATGATTAACATAAGTAAACACGACTGATCCAGCGTCCACAGTTGCACGAGCAATGCGTTGCGAAATATCACTTTACATTCTGTGTGAACGATTCATAAAAAGTAGAAGGGGGCACATGCAACACTTACATAATGGGGAGAGAAGCGGCGGTCAAACTCCCTCTGAGCCAGGATGCCTCCCTGTCCTGGGGCACTGGTGAAGCCAACCTGAATgatggacaaaaaaataaataaataaataaatatatatatatatatatatatatattcacattccATATTCACACGTGAACTTCTGTGATTCATGAAGACAATGAACTGCTTTTACCACGACTTGTCCTCCCTCCTGGGCCAGGTAGCTGACAGATGCAGAGGTGAAATTGAAGTATCCAGCTTTGAGTGGGCGCAGCACCACTGTGTGAGAGACATTGCTGGCTCTGAAGGTTCCACAGTTAAAGTTAATACCATGGAAATGATCAGTCagttcaaaacaaaaaggtaTAATCATGCTGCCACTTTTATGCGTTTCAGCTGTATTGGTCAGAAATTTAACAGCCCAAATTGTGGTGGTGTAATAAATGCAACTGTATGTCTTAAAGGGTATGTTGAAAGTGGATTCATTCAGTCCTAGATTGAGGTCAGTGTGAGTAACCTGAGGTGCACGTGTGTTGGTGGATGAGCTGGGAAATAAGACATGCTGCACAAATACCACTGAATGACTGGGAAGACCAATagaaagacatttaaattaaaggaTACGGTGCGATCCTGTCCCATTTGACGTTCAACATTCCTGAAACAATTCCAAAGTCTTCTGGGGGGAAGGAATCGTCTGAAAGCTCCACCTCCAGAGCAGCACTGTAGAGACAGAAACAAATGGCGAAACGGTAAATGGAAAGACAACAAATAAGACTCACAAATCATACTCTCACCCCCCATCAGAGCTGTCAGTGGAAAAGACATCCACCCTGAGCCACAGCCAAGGACAATAAGACACTCCAATACCCGTCTAGTTTATGATATACTGAGCATTTTGATTTCGACTAACTTTTCTGTTAGTCTGTGAGCAGCGTaattcacagacaaacacgtgTTTTTGCTTAAATGTTTTAGTGATGTAAGTCATAGAAAATTGACAACTTTATTATAGATACAAGACAGAATTTCAGTCCAGTGCAGTTCTTACCTGGAGCCCACATTGTAGATGTTGTACTGCAGGGTGAGATCACGGCCCTCCACGGCGTAGCGGTTCAGCAGAGATTTGGAGGCCAGCAGACGGGCCCCTTCCTCTCCTGAACCCAGGGTGAACAGAGCCACAACCGCAAGCAACAGCAGCATCTTCATCTTCTGGAAAGAGAACAGGCTCCAGTGATTACACACAAGGTTATAATCACTGGAGCCTAACTCAGAGGTTTCTAACTCAGAGACCTGACCCAGAAGTATCTTTGTGCCCGCCATAATAAGAGACCCCAACTGCAATACATGAAGAATGAGATCCACATGTTTTGCCCTTTTTATGAGGACTTATGaggataattattattattattattgttattttttttaatttcacccacagtgattgtgttgtttggAACATGTTTGTATAGATTCACGGAACAAAGTGTATATTATGCTCTTTCTGTAGTCAATCGTATTATTTTGCCATCATATGATAACTTTGTCTCTTATTGTAAAAGTATTCAGACTTTCTGGCTCATGCTTATGAATTCTCCTTCTCATATTTTCTTTACcgtatcacatttttgtcaaagtcACTAATACGGAAACATGGACGGGAAAGAACTTAAGaagatgtttgtttctttttcttaaagatTCCTCATTCAGCCACAGTGaagtggatgaatggatggatgatgaagtCAAAGATAGATGAGGTCAAAGATCAAACAGGACGTGGACACCTCAGTCAATGCAATCATAATATACTTAGATACGTTTTTATTACAGAACAGAATAGAAGAAACTATGTGTGAAACTAAGTACGTGTCCAAATAACTTTGATAATTAAGTGATGAATCGGCTAACAGTAGTGGAACATGTCAAAGCTACATGCTCAGGCTAACAGCCGGCTATAAACGGGCTTAGATTAAAACCATTTAATCTGAGCTCCGTCTATAAACATCAGCACTTAATTCCAATGAGGTACAAAAACattaatgaaagaatgaatcgtaaacatttacattgttagCTCCGTGGGAAAAAATAATTACCGTTAACGTTACTGACGCTTACGTGGACCAGACGAGCTACATAGAAGTTACCATTCAACCACACAAGGACAATAAATGagactttttgtgtgtgtttgtgaagctACAGTCAGTTAAGCTGAGATGCCTGGTCAtataatgtcaaataaacacGTCAGAGCAGAGTTTATAGTTAAAATAAGTAAGAGATAGCTTCTTACCGTGTACTACACCTCCAAACACAGCGACTGAAAGAGCTTGGATGACGCATGCGTAGAGTCTTCAGGCTACTTGCATGACGTGTACCAGAGGGGCCTGACGGAAGACTCAGGGCAGCACAGCGCCCCCCAGTGTCCGGGAGGTGCCGTAGTCCTGAACTTTATGTGACGTGATCttcaagtttttgtttttttctgctcctaCAATAATTACTCTATCCACTAGAGGTCGCAGTAAATCACAGGAAAAGTGTTGGTCCTTATcaggctttatttatttatttattttttttttacagctttaaatgtcCTACTATGAACCGATTTTATATTTCCCCCATCAAACAAAGTAAACGCTGTTGtcatttttaagatatttttatttgaaggaTAATATGCAGAATTATTGTTTTacacacacccgcacacacTGTATAAGTGAGGTCACGAGTTTGTCTGCAGTGGTCAGAATTGGCCACTAGGTGAAGACAAAGTGACAAATATTAAATCACACACGCACTTGTGTATGAACTCCTTGAATTGGTGAATACTTTACATAAATTACAGTTTAATATGATGGTTACTGTGATGCTGGTGAGGAAGGCAAGTAAATAATGAGCTTACGAGGAATTTGCTTTCATAaagacaacacaatataaaaagaGTGAATTTCCTGATGATCAGGAGGATCCTCAATCAGGAataacagtcagtcagtcatcatctaaccgctttatcctccaccagagggatcgtggggggtgctgtgccaatctcgggcaataggcagggtacaccctggacagttcagtccatcgcagggcctcacacagctagagacaaacaaccattcactctcacactcactcctatggtcaatttagagtgtccaattcacctaagcCCCAcatggcatgtttttggactgtgggaggaagccggagaacctggagagaacccacacacacagggggagaacatgcaaactccatgcagaaagttCCAACCGGGgattgaacccgggtcttctcgctgcaaggcgagagtgctaaccactacatcaccgtgtgacCCCTCATGATTAAcagtcaattaaaaaataaaaaacaagaagataCTAGAGCTACAAGTGGTTCTTCAGCCCCTCAGAAGTGGCTTCCTGTagctttgaaagaaaaatatgtctTTCAAATAAACACCTCTTATCGAGAGATCAAGGCGATAAATGAAAGTGTTTAATACTTTGTCAactaaaaatgtgtcatattcTATGTCTgtgtcaaatgtgatatttaaaatacaacCGACCTGttgccataaataaataaatgcatttgtgATGCAAAATCTGTAAGAGACtgtagataaaaacaaaaaacaaaaaaaagacagaaataatgtatataataatgtataaagtATAGCTTTATTATAAGTGGAGGACCTCTGGTTTAAGCAACATACTGTAATTCttcaactgtgtcacaaatatacagcctaaaaacatgactcagctgattTTCACAGTCTGTACATAGTGACACATGTGATTTATCTGTGATATCccatccagtgattttgaccagtgtcAACTCATATCTATACAGGGGAGCCCCCTTTTTCACTTAGGCCCCTGTCGCCTGAGGTGTCTGTGAACACCACTGCTgtggtccagcagcagcagcagaggtggtggaggtgttGGGCGTCActgcaggtggaggtggaggtggataTATAAAGGTGTGCAGGAACAGGCCGGTGCTTCATCAGCTGTTCTCCTGCCACAGTCAGGTGCTGCAGTCATGCTCCGTGCTGCCAGTGGACTCCAGCTCGTCACCTCCCCGCTCCCGCGGCTCCTGcgcctccagctgctgctgctgctgctgctgctgatgatgatgatggtgagcaGGAGCAGCTCAGCTGTTCACAACGACGCCACAGAGTCCGTGAACCCGGAGCAGCTGCGGATCAGCGCGGAGGAGACCGACACTGAAGACACGAACCAGGCGAGGAGCGGAGGGAGGAGGAACAGTGATGCTCATGTGCGCCCTGGTGAGTCCTAACATCCAACATCAGGCATGGACACAGTTCAACGAGTTTGTCTAAATGTCTCTCTTTGATATTTTCATCCAGAATAATATCAAAGTGACATTTGTATTCTGGGAACCTTTATAGAACGTTCTGGGGGCCTATatagaacgttctctaaaggttgtatgaagatTGTGACAAAATAACCTTCTGAAAGAGGCTGGGAACCTTCCCAAATGTGGGAAACAATTGTGTAACCAAAAATTAACATTAGAGGAACATTAGGAaaactttccatatcaaccacaggagaacatTACAAGGCACTTTTCCGCAACCAAAAGGTTACGTTCCCAgtacgttctgggaaccaaaaattgTTAGCTGGGATCTATGTTTACAGGTTTAGTACAGAGCTGAACAATTAAAGCTACATATCAAAGGTCAAAGATCAAAAAGGACGTGGACTCCTCAGTCACTGCAGTCATAGTAACAATCATCCATGTGTTATTCATCAATATTGCTCACATGATAAATATCATATAGGCCAACAAGATATGAACATGTTTGCATAAGTAATGACGGCATAATAATAGTTCTTATACTTAAAGGGAAAAGTGTCATAAAGGATGATATTCACTGTGAAACATTTAGTGTCCAATAGAACAAGTCAAATGATATCAAATAAACGCAGGGGCATTTTTCCATAGTTTCATGACAACAGAGAACAACATccataaaagcataaaaactaaaacacaacactgaaaataaacccAATATGACAAGTGATGAAAAGTGAGAATAGAAGAATAAAAGAGAGCTTCAGAcgattgtttttttctctaatgATGGatcatttacttttattgtatattttgttatttttgttattttatacaAGTAGAGAACAAGGAACACTCATAGATAAATAGAACTCCAGGGcacatacagagaaaaaaagacatccaTACATCTCTATAGTATACATACAGGACATAACTGATGTTACAGCAGTCAATGTACAACAGCTTATCAAGGAACAACAACTCATTTCAGCTTGTCATCATTCCAGCCATCTACTTCAATATTGTTATTTTCCAGAAAGTTACAGAAAATACTCCAAATGttccaattattatttattgcaatTATTGCtccaaatattacatttttagagGTAGCAAACCTTTCTGGATAAATACAGTAAGCATATTAGCAGTAGTTTTGGGTTAAAGGGCCACATCTTCACCAATTATTTGACTAATTATATCCAACACTTTCTCCCTTTTTGCAGTGTCAGTGATGTTTGGGTTAAAATAACTATTGAAGTTGAACACTCCTTCCCTTCCCATGTCCCAGGTGCAGACCAGAGCCAGGTGGGCTGCAGGGAGCTGAGGTCCACCAAGTACATCTCTGACGGTCAGTGCACCAGCGTGAACCCCATCAAAGAGCTGGTGTGTGCCGGGGAGTGTCTGCCCGCTCACCTGCTGCCCAACTGGATCGGGAGCGGCGGCTACACGGGCAGGTACTGGAGCCGCCGCGACACGCAGGAGTGGCGCTGCATCATCGACAGAACCAGGACCCAGCGGATCCAGCTGCAGTGCCAGGACGGAAGCTCCCGGACGTACAAGATCACGGTGGTGACCTCCTGCAAGTGCAAGCGCTACTCCAGGCAGCAGAACGACTCGGGGCACAAGGACACTTCTGTCCTCGGCGGTAAACAGAGGAAACACCTGAGGAAGGCTGGACACCACGAAGACAAAGCAGGGAAACAACAGACGTCTGACGTCTGACGTCTGCTGCTGGTGAAttactgcaaaaacaaattaaacaaaccaCAGCGTTACAGAGCCAGACATTAAAGTGAATAGTGTAGATTTAGATCTGTATCTGTAGCTTAAAGAGCAGCTAAGTTAGACGAAATGTAAAGATAGATATTAATGTCATGTCCGACCTGGACTGAGGACGTTTCTTAAAAAGAGTGAAGGCAGAAATTAAAagctttatttgcatttttcacatcacattttatacattaCACATTTCTTATTACTTATGGTTACATGTATCACATATATACAGCTatatacagtttgtttgtttagttgtatttaaacattattaaaataataacaattcaaaGCTTCAgagaaacattcaaaacaccaGAAGATAAACTACAATACATTTAACATCACTATCTGTAGAACAGTGTAATGTTCTTATAGTTCGAGTGGAGCGGGCCGCATGTGGGCCACGGTGCGCGAGTCTGAGACCTCCGCCGTAAACCaaaatatctttggtttggGAACTGACTCAGCGTCACCTGCAGCTGTCGGTCGTTGCATGTAATTACTGTTAATCCCTCATATAATCTTCATTTACGTGtggatttttacatttttgcactTCCTGTGTCTACACAAAGCCAGACGAGCCACATCCTGACTGAACATGTCGATTTAACTTTTAATTAGTCACgagggacattttgtcaaagggACACAAAGTGGGCTCTGATCTGATCTGTTAGTGGCCAACTCTCCCAAAACGGACTGTAGTTAATCAACGCTGTTCGTCACATCACTGTGAGCtgacatatttgacatatttagCATAAATTCCTCCTGAACATAATTTGCTCTTACGACACGACTTGTATAAAATCATTTCTATTCGTTGACTGTtgttgtatatactgtaatgcTCTCGTTTTTATGCTCTACCTCATTTAAACCATTCACTTTTGTATGCGCTTAGTCTGAAACTGCTTTAGCATCAACAGtggaaccaaacacacacaaacacatgcacaaaagtaTTGGGACACCAACAAAGACTGGAATGAcatgtattcaaatacatgtacagtactttaatatggagtgTGTGCCCCTCTTTGCAGACttgtgtttctatgggaatttgtgtccattcattctgtcgagcattgatgaggtgagacactgatgttggacgagaaggacTAGCCCCCTTTccaccaacatttccaggaaGTCATTTACCCGGGGAAAAGAATTCCCAGTAATCTGTGCAGTTTACGTTTCCACTGCACCTCAAAGTTCCAGAAAAGGTTTCTCCTTCTTTTAAAAGGAGGTTTTTAAGcacacagccccgccccctccagAGTTCCCAGTTATCTGAAATGTCCTTAGTCACAAGTAggtacttctttttttcctcttgattATTTCGATAATCCTGGGTTTGGTTAATCCCTGTCCCAGTTAAGTCTCAAAGGTGCGCGATGGTCAgtttgaggtcagggctctgtgtgcaccagtcaagttcttccacaccaaactcaaagtcaaaccatgtctttatagttgTTGCTTTGTGCACGTGGATGTCACAGTCGTGTAGGAATAGACAAGGAGCTTCCTTCAAAATGTTCGGTAAAGATTAATTGGAGATACGGGACCTAAAAAGCCAGCGAAACATCCGGTGTGTCCAAATACCTTTGTCCATATTGTGTAAAGAAAGGCCAGGACGGCTGTAAAGTTTGGTTTACATACTGTAGCAGTTAGTTTTGTGGAACATATTTGTCATATAAGCAACATAATGTTAGCAGgatgttttttataaatgtgaagTTAGATGAACAGCGTATGTTGTCGTGCTTAGATCACCTACTGTATCGTCTAGGTGGGTAAGGTTTTTATgggtatttttgtatttttcttttgtaatttatttttgtacCAGAACagttaaaaagtgtgtttgtatattttttggtatgaaataaaaatagttgaTGAAAACACGGGTTTAcgggtgttgtttttttttcactgcttcactgacAACAGACGTCAGTGATGAAACTCTTTTTCAACCGACGCcagactttgttttattgtgaaggcgACACCTTTACCTCCAGGCTCCAGGGggctccttcctcttcttcttccagttGCGGCAACATGAAGACGTTATATTGTTTCGTGTGTGCGTTCATGTCTGTgggccaagaagaagaagaagaatgatgaTCCACAGTGGTTGGAAACAGGATGTTTCAAGTGATTCACGGGCAAGAAAAGACAGTGAATCTGTTTAACTAATAAGCAGTTTTTCAGAATGTTATTGCGTGCATACAAATTAAATGCCATGAGTAGGTTACATTAATAAGTCATCTTTACAATAGAGAAACAAGGAAAAGCTCTGTGTGAAAGGCTTGTAGGAAACTGACGACCCACCGTGGTGAGGAGGAGATAATAATGGAGTCAATCACTGAAACTGATGGAACACAGGTGACGGCAATTAAACAGGAAACACCATCATGTAGGACCATAgccatatacgtatatacagtgttaaacaaatgtattagacatAAAACTAACaattgtattgttatttatttggcaaataacaaaactTAATTCACATTTGTATATCCAAATTTGAGCCGggtcactgggcttcttctccgagaagtcagaaatgaataaaGCATGAcgttcaaccactaaaacaaatgtttatgttcaggaatgcaagtgaataactataatttgacaccttaatcaagaaataataataataacgtgctttactattttttctgtttgttttgtgctgtgtaaatcaagattagaaaagtgctatataaagaCAAACCATTCACCATGTAATACATTTTGTTAAGCACTGTTTATGACTGACACACTACATTagtatgaataaatacaaacccTCGTTTTTACAAGCCTAATGTGTTTAAAACTGCCTCATGTGGGCAGcttgtggccaagtggaaagggaacttgttTGCTtgcttgtaaccagaaggtcaccggttcaagtccccaccaggttgaaagagctggggtacccctgagcaaggtaaccaacccccattgctccctggacgctactcctaattctaggatgggtcaaaatgcagagaataatttccctaaggggattaataaagtatctaaaaatgttcacatgcattacataaacacatttatgtatttagtAACGTAATTATGGATCAGAATCATTCTCAATTATCCAGTTTAAATCTGAACGTCACACTCGTCTCTGTCATCTTATACTTAAGACTTTACAATCTCTGTTCCTGAATGTTGaccatcatttcatttatttccattttctcctcTAATTTCTTCCTCCTCATTTATAGTCTGCTTCCCTCTTGTCAACattattggttttttttggtaCCAGAGGTGAGACAGAGGTGAATTCTGCCTCCACAATCCCTGAGTTTGTTAAACTCCAAGCGACTCTTTGCttattttttgggggaaaacGAAGCATCTGCTTTAGTCTACAATTACACGGCTGTCTCTTAAGCGCAGGCTGACAATACTTTCAGACACCACATCCTGCCGAACCCCTTGTATCTGTATGAATAGGAGCGTTAATGCACTTGATGCGCTGATGTTGCTTGGTGTAACAGCTCAGGTCGAAATCCAGACCGAGATCAAACAGCAAGTGATCATGAGATAAAGTTGTGCtactgctgggtttttttttttacatccacaTGATAAAGAGTCTCCACCTCAAGTGTTAATCCTCCTCTTCCCTATATTATGAATAGCAGTcggagcttctttttttttttttaccgttcTTTACATCAAAGACGGCGTGGAAGCCACATCAAAAGCACTCGAGATTCATCTTCTGCAAACATGCAAAGTAaaagcagcaaagaaaaaaaaaggggaaccATACAAAGGTGTATTTTGTCAAGTGTCCCGAGGCCTGAGGTTGTGAAAGGTGCTGCAGCAGgatgtctgtgtgcatgtgtgttctgCACTCAATAGCCCTCCAATCAGTCAAAGAGAGTTTAATCTCCAGTGCTGCAGACACACCTGTTCCTCATTCAGGCAGGATGTTAGTGAACGACGACACAAAGACTTCATACCCGCTCCAAATATAATGCTGCTACAATAGCTCAAGCAGCACAGagagatgaaaacacaacacgaGAACAAACGGCAGCGATTCAAGCCGCCGTGTTGACAGTGTACTGTTTTTgtacttcaaacacacacttttgtatGAACTTTACGTGAATGTTTAAGGTTTGGTGACATATAGGCAATATGGGC from Solea senegalensis isolate Sse05_10M linkage group LG20, IFAPA_SoseM_1, whole genome shotgun sequence includes the following:
- the ssr2 gene encoding translocon-associated protein subunit beta, which codes for MKMLLLLAVVALFTLGSGEEGARLLASKSLLNRYAVEGRDLTLQYNIYNVGSSAALEVELSDDSFPPEDFGIVSGMLNVKWDRIAPASNVSHTVVLRPLKAGYFNFTSASVSYLAQEGGQVVVGFTSAPGQGGILAQREFDRRFSPHYLDWAAFGVMTLPSIGIPLLLWYSSKRKYDSPKAKKN
- the sostdc1b gene encoding sclerostin domain-containing protein 1b translates to MLRAASGLQLVTSPLPRLLRLQLLLLLLLLMMMMVSRSSSAVHNDATESVNPEQLRISAEETDTEDTNQARSGGRRNSDAHVRPGADQSQVGCRELRSTKYISDGQCTSVNPIKELVCAGECLPAHLLPNWIGSGGYTGRYWSRRDTQEWRCIIDRTRTQRIQLQCQDGSSRTYKITVVTSCKCKRYSRQQNDSGHKDTSVLGGKQRKHLRKAGHHEDKAGKQQTSDV